A section of the Gloeobacter violaceus PCC 7421 genome encodes:
- a CDS encoding ABC transporter ATP-binding protein, translated as MIEAREIYKSFGAVAAVRGVSFTAPDGQITGLLGPNGAGKTTLLRILATVFKPDGGSALVDGFAAASSPREVQSRIGVLPDNRGLYARLTARENVRYYGRLHGLKGDALEGRIDELAGLLEMGEFIERRTEGFSQGQRLKVAIARALVHAPGNLLLDEPTNGLDVMSTRALRQILRRLRDEGCCVLFSSHVMQEIASLCDRIVIIADGAVAAEGTAEQLLAATGKASLEDAFVAVIGSEEGLLL; from the coding sequence GTGATCGAAGCGCGGGAGATTTATAAATCGTTCGGCGCGGTGGCGGCGGTGCGGGGGGTGAGCTTTACCGCCCCCGACGGGCAGATAACCGGGCTATTGGGACCCAACGGGGCGGGCAAGACGACGCTGCTGCGCATCCTCGCCACGGTTTTCAAACCTGACGGCGGCAGTGCCCTGGTGGATGGATTCGCTGCAGCAAGTTCCCCACGCGAAGTGCAAAGCCGCATCGGCGTGCTGCCGGATAACCGTGGTCTTTATGCGCGCCTGACGGCCCGCGAAAATGTCCGCTACTACGGCCGGCTGCACGGGCTCAAAGGCGACGCTCTCGAAGGGCGCATCGACGAGTTGGCCGGGTTGCTGGAGATGGGCGAATTTATCGAGCGGCGCACCGAGGGCTTCTCCCAGGGCCAGCGCCTCAAAGTCGCCATCGCCCGCGCCCTGGTCCATGCCCCCGGCAACCTGCTGCTCGACGAGCCCACCAACGGCCTCGATGTGATGAGCACCCGTGCCCTGCGCCAGATCCTGCGCCGGTTGCGCGACGAGGGTTGCTGCGTGCTGTTTTCAAGCCACGTCATGCAGGAAATTGCCTCTCTGTGCGATCGGATCGTGATCATCGCCGACGGAGCGGTTGCCGCGGAGGGCACCGCGGAGCAACTGCTCGCCGCCACCGGCAAAGCGAGCCTCGAAGACGCCTTCGTGGCTGTGATCGGCAGCGAAGAAGGCTTGTTGTTATGA
- a CDS encoding alpha/beta fold hydrolase, whose translation MAAPAQAERVEARCGRLGVYEDRAARSGRQIALHLAVLPATGRQVDSDPLFMLAGGPGQAATEAFVPLIKAFERVNRRRDIVLIDQRGTGRSNPLDCPIDPNTATPERALASAADCAKSLQANLKLYTTAIAADDLDAVRSALGYGRINLYGGSYGTRLALAYLRRHPERVRTAVLDGVNPPDTSLGETVAADAQRVLEIAFARCRADNACNKAFPSLGSKFKALLARLDREPLTVTVADPTSGLPRSVKLDRTVLALTIQSLSYAPETVSLLPLLIHTAHQSGDWRPLAAQLQLTVGNIGDQVSLGMRLSVLCAEDIPFISSKEAGRTYLGNAWVQALRETCSVWPRGAIPADFKRPVTSNVPVLLLSGEADPITPPRNAERARRTLPNALALVVPGAGHITAFRGCTPRIVADFLAAGRARGLDTACLKKNRALPFFVDPSGPEA comes from the coding sequence TTGGCAGCGCCTGCTCAAGCGGAGCGGGTCGAAGCGCGTTGCGGGCGGCTTGGGGTCTACGAGGATCGCGCGGCGCGCTCCGGGCGGCAGATCGCTTTGCATTTGGCAGTCTTGCCCGCCACCGGGCGGCAAGTCGACTCTGATCCGCTGTTCATGCTCGCGGGCGGCCCCGGTCAGGCGGCCACCGAAGCGTTCGTGCCGCTCATCAAAGCCTTCGAGCGCGTCAACCGCAGGCGGGACATCGTGCTGATAGACCAGCGCGGCACGGGCCGATCCAACCCCCTCGACTGCCCGATCGATCCGAATACCGCGACACCCGAGCGGGCACTGGCAAGCGCGGCCGATTGCGCAAAGTCACTCCAGGCAAATCTAAAGCTCTACACGACCGCCATCGCCGCGGATGACCTCGACGCAGTCCGCTCCGCCTTAGGCTATGGGCGCATCAATCTTTACGGCGGCTCCTACGGCACCCGCCTGGCGCTGGCCTACCTGCGCCGGCACCCCGAGCGCGTGCGCACGGCGGTCCTCGACGGCGTCAATCCGCCCGACACCAGCCTGGGGGAAACGGTCGCAGCCGATGCCCAGCGCGTCCTGGAGATAGCCTTTGCCCGCTGCCGGGCCGACAACGCCTGCAACAAAGCGTTCCCGAGCCTAGGCAGCAAATTTAAAGCCCTACTGGCACGTCTGGACCGGGAGCCGCTCACCGTCACCGTCGCCGACCCGACCAGCGGCCTGCCCCGCTCGGTAAAGCTCGACAGGACGGTTCTGGCCCTCACTATCCAGTCGCTAAGCTACGCCCCGGAGACAGTGAGTCTGCTGCCGCTATTGATTCACACGGCCCACCAAAGCGGCGACTGGCGGCCCTTGGCGGCCCAGTTGCAACTGACGGTGGGCAACATCGGCGATCAGGTGAGCCTCGGGATGCGCCTCTCGGTGCTGTGCGCCGAGGACATTCCATTTATTAGCAGCAAGGAGGCGGGTCGTACCTACCTGGGAAATGCCTGGGTGCAGGCCCTGCGCGAGACGTGCAGCGTCTGGCCCCGGGGGGCGATCCCGGCCGATTTTAAACGGCCTGTCACCTCCAATGTTCCGGTGCTCTTGCTCTCGGGCGAGGCGGACCCTATCACCCCACCGCGCAACGCCGAGCGCGCCCGGCGCACCCTGCCGAACGCCCTCGCCCTGGTGGTGCCGGGTGCGGGCCACATCACCGCGTTTCGCGGCTGCACCCCTCGGATCGTGGCGGATTTTCTGGCGGCGGGCCGTGCGCGCGGTCTGGATACCGCCTGCTTGAAAAAAAACCGGGCGCTCCCTTTTTTTGTCGATCCGAGCGGACCGGAGGCTTGA
- a CDS encoding serine/threonine-protein kinase: protein MASESLQGFAIGRVVGGRYRLLGRLDGGSMGSVYEAADTKLAGKVVALKVMHRSLAGDTEVVKLLRQRFEEEARLSAILGSHPRIIQVTDYGVEGPQPYLVMELLKGRSLKEVLAQGPMPPGRAVRLAVQLCDGLQHAHAAQATVEGRTIRGIIHRDIKPGNLFLIEDESLGETVKILDFGIAKANSDISLALGTQAGFVGTSGYASPEQLRGEALDARSDIYSLGVVLYQMLTGQMPLKPKTETFAGWYHAHNYTTPTGFQAHRLPYMLPPALAAVVLSCLEKDPANRPQSMQMLGMQLQWAMGWFPREETSQPLLPRDVFIGGAIALLALVGFLFLLS from the coding sequence ATGGCTTCCGAATCACTGCAGGGTTTTGCGATCGGCCGGGTGGTGGGCGGGCGCTATCGCCTCCTCGGCCGGCTCGACGGCGGCAGCATGGGCAGCGTCTACGAGGCGGCCGACACCAAACTGGCGGGCAAGGTGGTGGCCCTCAAGGTGATGCACCGCAGCCTCGCGGGCGACACCGAGGTGGTGAAGCTTTTGCGCCAGCGCTTCGAGGAGGAGGCGCGCCTCAGCGCCATTCTAGGGAGCCACCCGCGCATCATCCAGGTGACCGACTACGGCGTCGAAGGCCCCCAACCCTATCTGGTGATGGAATTACTCAAAGGCCGCAGCCTCAAGGAAGTGCTTGCCCAGGGACCGATGCCCCCCGGCCGGGCGGTGCGCCTGGCGGTGCAGTTGTGCGACGGTCTGCAGCACGCCCACGCCGCCCAGGCCACCGTCGAGGGCCGCACGATCCGGGGGATCATCCACCGCGACATCAAACCGGGCAACCTCTTTTTGATCGAGGACGAATCGCTGGGCGAGACGGTCAAGATCCTCGATTTCGGCATCGCCAAGGCCAACAGCGACATCTCTCTAGCCCTCGGCACCCAGGCGGGCTTCGTGGGCACCTCCGGTTACGCGAGCCCCGAGCAGTTGCGCGGCGAAGCGCTCGATGCGCGCTCCGACATCTACTCGCTGGGGGTGGTACTGTACCAGATGCTCACCGGCCAGATGCCCCTCAAGCCGAAAACCGAAACTTTCGCAGGCTGGTACCATGCCCACAACTACACCACCCCCACCGGCTTTCAGGCCCACCGGCTCCCCTACATGCTTCCGCCTGCCCTGGCGGCAGTGGTCCTCTCCTGCCTCGAAAAAGATCCCGCCAACCGGCCCCAGAGCATGCAGATGCTCGGGATGCAGTTGCAGTGGGCGATGGGCTGGTTTCCCAGGGAGGAAACTTCCCAACCGCTGCTGCCTAGAGATGTGTTTATCGGCGGTGCGATTGCACTACTGGCTCTGGTTGGTTTTTTGTTCCTGCTCAGCTGA
- a CDS encoding HAMP domain-containing sensor histidine kinase translates to MGIWQNDVIAVDITNASALNFSKNLQRWFSEFRIQTRLLAAAALIISLVLASFTFWALNYIQEDARRSDQRFGEAVGNLLAATAAPLIALDQYPQLGEFTEEFLASNADNILYVLYADSKGDILYGSPFNTNDTRANAPVPALIRHIELPPVLPAKRQHRTPRGLVTDIFVPIEYGERQLGVVLVGINPEANLVSRSDLTRDVTVAVFVLVWIIAILGSVFNALTITQPLKELVQGVQRIAQGNFKQRVTLAYPGEIGELITSFNLMAQRLQSYEEQNIEEITAEKAKLETFIATIADGGILLDSSLRILLVNPAMLRIFGWGSRVVGKNILDLLPVGMRAEVEEPLDSVSRNILEQAECRVVLDKRTLRVLISPVLAPRGDNLLKGVVLTVQDLSKEAELNQAKSQFISNVSHELRTPLSSIKSYIETVYEFGDSLDDSTKNEFLKTANQETDRLTRLVNDVLDLSRLESGREYHFEPVDLVQPIEQTLRTHRLTARDREIELVSDIATDLPLVLGNYDLLQQVFSNLVGNALKFTEPGGRVTLSARRTDDPAKVRVAVTDTGIGISEEDQRRIFERFFRVENRVHTLEGTGLGLSIVDNIVKKHNAQVHIESEVGQGSTFWFDVEAYMETCEWPRREQEEVI, encoded by the coding sequence ATGGGGATATGGCAGAATGACGTCATTGCAGTGGACATCACAAACGCATCGGCCTTGAATTTTTCTAAGAATCTCCAGCGCTGGTTCAGTGAATTCCGTATCCAGACCCGTCTGCTCGCGGCGGCGGCGCTGATTATTTCGCTGGTGCTGGCAAGCTTTACTTTCTGGGCGCTTAATTACATCCAGGAGGACGCCCGCCGCAGCGACCAGCGCTTTGGCGAAGCGGTGGGCAATTTGCTCGCCGCCACCGCCGCCCCGCTCATCGCCCTCGATCAATACCCCCAACTGGGCGAATTTACCGAAGAATTCCTGGCCAGCAACGCCGACAACATCCTCTATGTCCTTTACGCCGATTCCAAAGGCGACATTCTCTACGGCAGTCCCTTCAATACCAACGACACCCGGGCCAACGCCCCCGTACCCGCCCTCATCCGCCACATCGAACTGCCGCCGGTGCTTCCGGCCAAGCGCCAGCACCGCACCCCCCGGGGTCTGGTGACCGATATTTTTGTGCCCATCGAGTACGGCGAGCGCCAACTGGGCGTCGTGCTGGTGGGCATCAACCCGGAGGCCAACCTGGTGAGCCGCTCCGACCTGACGCGCGATGTGACCGTCGCCGTGTTCGTCCTGGTCTGGATCATCGCCATTCTGGGTTCGGTCTTCAACGCGCTCACGATCACCCAGCCGCTCAAAGAGTTGGTGCAGGGGGTACAGCGCATCGCCCAGGGCAACTTCAAGCAGCGGGTCACCCTGGCTTACCCGGGAGAAATCGGTGAACTGATCACCAGCTTCAACCTGATGGCCCAGCGCCTGCAAAGCTACGAAGAACAAAATATCGAAGAGATCACCGCCGAGAAGGCCAAGCTCGAAACGTTCATCGCCACGATCGCCGACGGCGGCATCCTGCTCGATTCGTCGCTGCGCATCCTGCTGGTCAACCCGGCGATGCTGCGCATCTTTGGGTGGGGATCCAGGGTGGTGGGCAAGAACATCCTGGATCTGTTGCCGGTGGGCATGCGCGCCGAGGTGGAGGAGCCCCTCGACTCCGTCTCGCGCAACATCCTGGAGCAGGCCGAGTGCCGGGTCGTCCTGGACAAGCGCACGCTGCGGGTGCTCATCTCGCCGGTGCTCGCCCCCCGGGGCGACAACCTGCTCAAGGGCGTGGTGCTCACGGTTCAGGATCTCTCCAAAGAAGCCGAACTCAACCAGGCCAAAAGCCAGTTCATCAGCAACGTCTCCCACGAGTTGCGCACGCCGCTTTCGAGCATCAAGTCCTACATCGAGACGGTGTACGAGTTTGGCGACAGCCTGGATGATTCGACCAAGAACGAATTTCTCAAAACCGCCAATCAGGAGACCGACCGGTTGACGCGCCTGGTCAACGACGTACTGGATCTTTCGCGCCTGGAATCGGGCCGCGAGTATCACTTTGAGCCGGTGGACCTCGTCCAGCCCATCGAGCAGACCCTGCGTACCCACCGCCTCACCGCCCGCGACCGCGAGATTGAACTGGTGAGCGACATCGCCACCGACCTGCCGCTGGTCCTGGGCAATTACGACCTGCTGCAGCAGGTCTTCTCCAACCTGGTCGGAAACGCCCTCAAATTTACCGAGCCGGGGGGGCGGGTCACCCTCTCGGCCCGCCGCACCGACGACCCGGCCAAAGTGCGCGTCGCCGTCACCGACACCGGCATCGGCATCTCCGAGGAGGACCAGCGCCGCATTTTCGAGCGCTTCTTTCGGGTCGAAAACCGGGTGCACACCCTGGAGGGCACGGGCCTGGGGCTTTCGATCGTCGACAATATCGTCAAGAAGCACAACGCCCAGGTCCACATCGAAAGCGAAGTGGGCCAAGGTTCGACCTTCTGGTTCGACGTCGAAGCCTACATGGAAACCTGCGAGTGGCCCCGACGCGAGCAGGAAGAAGTGATCTGA
- a CDS encoding metallophosphoesterase family protein has product MSIVRRRLLLLGGFSLGAVGVGVAAARLWPAGGARPTTTPGADNAQAALPRPVGPQGMFAPPRGDVRLVVISDLNSYYGSVEYEPQVTRAIALIPGWKPDIVLCGGDLVAGQSPSLKRERLLAMWAAYDRLIGAPLRKARLPFGFTVGNHDASCERAIRGNYLYKLERDVTAGYWRDPAHDSGLAFIDRGEFPFYYTFAANDIFYLVWDASCARIPAEQLAWAEKALASAPAQNAKLRVAIGHLPLYAVAVGRDEPGEILDNAEKLRMLLERYRVHTYISGHHHSYYPAYRGQLQLLHAGALGSGPRPLIDGNLRPWHPLTVIDIDMATLATTYTTYDMETLKVFDIARLPRMLSGPTGAVFRRDVRWEDLSAAERKRCLDQLGEKGCR; this is encoded by the coding sequence ATGAGTATTGTACGGCGTCGATTGCTGCTGTTGGGGGGATTCAGTCTGGGGGCGGTGGGCGTGGGCGTCGCTGCGGCCAGGCTGTGGCCCGCCGGAGGAGCTCGACCTACTACCACCCCCGGTGCCGACAACGCCCAGGCCGCCCTCCCCCGGCCTGTCGGCCCCCAGGGCATGTTTGCCCCGCCGCGGGGCGATGTGCGGCTGGTGGTGATTAGCGACCTGAACAGCTACTACGGCTCGGTGGAGTACGAACCGCAGGTCACCCGCGCGATCGCCCTGATCCCGGGCTGGAAGCCCGACATCGTGCTGTGCGGGGGCGACCTGGTGGCGGGACAGTCGCCGTCGCTCAAGCGCGAGCGGCTGCTTGCGATGTGGGCCGCCTACGACCGGCTCATCGGTGCACCGCTGCGCAAGGCACGCCTGCCCTTCGGCTTCACCGTCGGCAACCACGACGCCTCCTGCGAGCGGGCCATCCGGGGCAACTATCTCTACAAACTGGAGCGCGACGTCACCGCGGGCTACTGGCGCGACCCCGCCCACGACTCGGGGCTCGCCTTTATCGACCGGGGCGAATTTCCGTTCTACTACACCTTCGCCGCCAACGATATTTTCTATCTGGTCTGGGACGCCTCCTGCGCCCGCATCCCGGCCGAGCAACTGGCCTGGGCCGAAAAAGCCCTGGCAAGCGCCCCCGCCCAGAACGCGAAGTTGCGCGTCGCCATCGGCCATCTGCCTTTGTACGCGGTGGCGGTAGGCCGCGACGAACCGGGCGAAATTCTTGATAATGCCGAGAAACTGCGGATGCTATTGGAGCGCTACCGCGTGCACACCTACATCAGCGGCCACCACCACTCCTACTACCCCGCCTACCGGGGGCAACTGCAACTGCTCCACGCCGGTGCCCTGGGTTCCGGTCCCCGCCCGCTTATCGACGGCAACCTCCGGCCCTGGCACCCGCTCACAGTCATCGACATCGACATGGCCACTCTCGCAACGACTTACACCACCTACGACATGGAAACCCTCAAAGTCTTTGACATCGCCCGGCTGCCCCGGATGCTCAGCGGACCCACCGGCGCCGTCTTCCGCCGCGACGTGCGCTGGGAAGATCTCAGCGCCGCCGAGCGCAAGCGCTGCCTCGATCAGCTGGGCGAAAAAGGGTGCCGCTAG
- a CDS encoding nucleotidyl transferase AbiEii/AbiGii toxin family protein: MRVRHQSRVFIPNLAMLPPPQRSLWPELGATPEAFALYGGTALALHLGHRTSVDFDFFCNVPFDPDQLAYALPYLKGAERVQLAPNTLTCRVERGGPVLVSFFGGLGLGQVALHEQVQAMPLQVASLLDIAGTKVAVVQKRAEIKDYLDIDALLQHGIDLPTALAAGAVVYGRSFNPLIALKALSYFDDLPTLPAAVRARLSAAVTAVNVNQLPVLTPYIERPNQEFRR, from the coding sequence ATGCGCGTGCGCCACCAAAGCCGGGTCTTCATCCCCAATCTAGCTATGCTGCCCCCGCCACAACGCTCCTTGTGGCCGGAGCTGGGCGCCACGCCAGAAGCCTTCGCGCTCTACGGAGGCACAGCACTCGCGCTGCACCTGGGGCATCGCACATCGGTCGATTTCGATTTTTTCTGCAATGTCCCCTTCGATCCCGATCAGCTCGCTTACGCGCTGCCCTATCTTAAGGGCGCGGAACGGGTTCAGCTTGCCCCCAACACGCTGACCTGCCGCGTCGAGCGCGGCGGCCCGGTGCTGGTGTCCTTTTTCGGCGGCCTCGGCCTGGGTCAGGTAGCACTGCACGAGCAAGTGCAGGCGATGCCGCTGCAGGTAGCTTCGCTGCTGGATATTGCCGGTACCAAAGTGGCCGTGGTGCAAAAGCGAGCGGAAATCAAGGATTATCTTGATATCGACGCTCTGCTGCAGCACGGAATTGACCTGCCAACAGCACTGGCAGCCGGTGCGGTCGTGTATGGGCGCAGCTTCAACCCGCTGATAGCACTCAAGGCGCTGAGCTACTTCGACGATCTGCCCACCTTACCCGCCGCAGTCCGGGCGCGGCTCAGTGCAGCAGTCACGGCGGTCAATGTAAACCAATTGCCAGTACTGACCCCCTATATCGAACGACCGAATCAGGAGTTTAGGCGATGA
- a CDS encoding dockerin type I domain-containing protein has protein sequence MRHRSQVLFITAASLLLLAQSLPAASGDVNSDGRVDDLDIRIVEQYLRGDLLLQNDQIKAADADGDGKVTRNDRDLLKRRLEGITVKSGPASQLELQSVSGGVVLDKATGKPLAGVEVSLPDEGITVRTDAQGRFKLARAPAGKILTAKASSYAPQSITLARGGSGGYRLLLEQLNPQLMVVDDNLYHLGNDDFDPNSAGALQFNLRSIGGRFEKTFELTSFPREDLTLRIGSLIGLDTPESVAAGQSGLTDRILPRGGLRIFLNGSAIERLVLNGDDLEVKLPRWLLQRGTNRLMLSVDPYDQNNISISKPVTGLYGTATRSSFDLDDIEFAHLVIVDPTGSLVDGKLEGELGKKPSPPGP, from the coding sequence GTGCGCCACCGAAGCCAAGTCCTCTTCATTACTGCCGCCAGCCTGTTACTTTTGGCCCAGAGCCTGCCTGCTGCCAGCGGCGACGTCAACAGCGACGGTCGCGTGGACGATCTCGATATACGTATCGTCGAGCAGTACCTGCGCGGCGATCTGCTGTTGCAAAACGATCAGATCAAAGCCGCCGACGCCGACGGCGACGGTAAGGTGACCCGCAACGACCGCGACCTGCTCAAGCGGCGGCTCGAAGGCATTACCGTCAAATCCGGTCCGGCAAGCCAACTGGAATTGCAGAGCGTCAGCGGCGGCGTCGTGCTCGACAAGGCCACCGGCAAACCGCTCGCCGGTGTGGAAGTCTCGCTGCCCGACGAAGGGATCACCGTGCGCACCGACGCCCAGGGCCGTTTCAAGCTCGCCCGCGCCCCGGCGGGCAAGATCCTCACCGCCAAAGCTTCCAGCTACGCACCCCAGTCGATCACCCTCGCCCGCGGCGGCAGCGGCGGCTACCGGCTGTTGCTCGAACAGTTGAACCCCCAGTTGATGGTGGTCGACGACAACCTCTACCATCTGGGCAACGACGACTTTGATCCCAATTCGGCAGGGGCTTTGCAATTCAACCTGCGCAGCATCGGCGGCCGGTTCGAGAAAACCTTCGAACTGACGAGCTTTCCGCGCGAGGATCTGACGCTGCGCATCGGCTCGCTGATCGGCCTCGACACGCCCGAATCGGTGGCGGCGGGCCAGTCGGGCCTCACCGACCGCATCCTGCCCAGAGGCGGCCTGCGCATCTTCCTCAACGGCTCGGCCATCGAGCGGCTGGTCCTCAACGGCGACGACCTCGAAGTCAAACTGCCCCGCTGGCTGTTGCAGCGCGGCACCAACCGGCTGATGCTGAGCGTCGATCCTTACGATCAGAACAATATATCTATATCCAAGCCCGTCACCGGCCTGTACGGCACGGCGACCCGCAGCAGCTTCGATCTGGATGATATAGAATTTGCCCATCTAGTGATCGTCGATCCGACCGGATCGCTCGTCGACGGCAAGCTGGAGGGCGAACTCGGTAAAAAGCCGTCGCCGCCCGGTCCCTGA
- a CDS encoding dockerin type I domain-containing protein: protein MRRIVFLFVCLGVWTAGAAARAASGDVNGDGRVDAGDIRLIDEYLGGTRLLQDEQIKAADADGDGQITATDREMLDRRVSGLAAGSAAPGRSASRGQVDLTSADGGVVVDKATGRPLAGVEVSLPDEKITVRTDAQGRFRLPGTASGKILSARAENYVPSSVTTRGQRGFQLQLERLNPRVQVLDDELVHLGDNNYDRRSAGARQFQAPAAGTRYTRTFALGRLPGQDLQLRIGSLIGIDTEESIAAGQSNLPAAGRREQRAGGVKVRLNGRIIGELLLGGDDIAIALPRQLLRPGANEIALEAALINRSGVVIEPDSFLGKMRGLGLGDMALSPDSLDYDDIEFTHLVIVDPSGKALERREP from the coding sequence GTGCGCCGAATTGTATTTTTATTTGTTTGCCTGGGCGTCTGGACGGCGGGAGCCGCGGCCCGGGCGGCGAGCGGTGATGTCAACGGTGACGGCCGCGTCGATGCGGGCGATATCCGGCTCATCGACGAGTATTTAGGCGGTACACGGCTGTTGCAGGACGAGCAGATCAAAGCCGCCGACGCCGACGGCGACGGGCAGATCACCGCCACCGACCGCGAGATGCTCGATAGGCGCGTTTCGGGTCTTGCGGCGGGGTCCGCGGCGCCTGGCCGCAGCGCGAGTCGGGGTCAGGTGGATCTGACCAGTGCCGACGGCGGTGTGGTGGTGGACAAAGCGACCGGCAGGCCGCTCGCAGGCGTCGAAGTGTCGCTGCCGGACGAAAAGATCACCGTGCGTACAGACGCGCAAGGCCGCTTTCGCTTACCTGGCACTGCCTCCGGCAAAATCCTCTCGGCCCGCGCCGAAAACTACGTGCCTTCGTCGGTGACTACCCGCGGCCAGCGGGGTTTTCAGCTGCAGCTGGAGCGCCTTAACCCGCGCGTGCAGGTGCTCGACGACGAACTGGTGCATCTGGGAGACAACAATTACGACCGCCGCTCGGCAGGAGCGCGGCAATTCCAGGCCCCTGCCGCCGGCACCCGCTACACCCGCACCTTTGCGCTCGGCCGTCTTCCCGGCCAGGATCTGCAACTGCGCATCGGCTCGCTCATCGGCATCGACACCGAAGAATCGATCGCCGCCGGTCAATCGAATCTACCGGCCGCCGGCCGTCGCGAGCAGCGGGCGGGCGGGGTAAAAGTGCGCCTCAACGGCCGGATCATCGGCGAACTGCTCCTGGGCGGCGACGACATCGCCATTGCTCTGCCGCGGCAACTGTTGCGCCCGGGCGCCAACGAGATCGCCCTCGAGGCGGCGCTCATCAACCGCAGCGGCGTAGTCATCGAACCCGACAGCTTCCTGGGCAAGATGCGCGGGCTGGGCCTGGGAGACATGGCCCTATCCCCCGATTCGCTAGACTATGACGATATCGAGTTCACCCATCTGGTGATTGTTGATCCGAGCGGCAAGGCGCTGGAGCGCCGGGAACCCTGA
- a CDS encoding dockerin type I domain-containing protein, with translation MIRVLCLVGLALLAAAPAWAESGDVNGDGRVDAGDIRLIDEYLEGSLLLQDEQIKAADADGDGKITATDREMLDRRLSGLAVAPAPAGRSASAAKNQRTAPPDTSGASIDLNSADSGVVVDKTTGRPLAGVEVSLPDEGVTVRTDSQGRFQLPKSSAGKILTAKASNYAPTAMASRGGGGFQLKLERLSPRLQVVDDGLVHLGDNSFGPGSANYAEFRQPAQGRSYTKTFALDRLPQRDMILRIGSLIGLDTPESVAAGQSQLPLYGTSSDGLRVYLNGSLIKQIFVNGDNLPVTIPRWLLVRGNNELRLETHPVGGNRGGAVMSSRGFGGMLGGLFGFGGSMRFPVDSTPDYDDIEFAHLVLEDPSSNERPSRVEF, from the coding sequence ATGATCCGCGTTCTGTGTTTGGTTGGTCTTGCCTTGCTTGCAGCCGCTCCGGCCTGGGCCGAAAGTGGCGACGTCAACGGCGACGGCCGCGTCGATGCGGGCGACATCCGCCTCATCGACGAGTACCTGGAAGGCTCGCTGCTGCTGCAGGACGAGCAGATCAAAGCCGCCGACGCCGACGGCGACGGCAAGATCACCGCCACCGATCGCGAGATGCTCGACAGGCGTCTTTCGGGACTCGCGGTCGCTCCTGCTCCCGCCGGTCGCAGTGCGAGTGCGGCTAAAAACCAGAGGACTGCTCCCCCCGATACCTCGGGTGCGTCTATCGATCTCAATAGCGCCGACAGCGGCGTGGTGGTGGATAAGACCACCGGCAGGCCGCTTGCGGGTGTCGAAGTGTCGCTCCCGGACGAAGGGGTGACCGTGCGCACCGATTCCCAGGGTCGCTTTCAACTGCCCAAATCGAGCGCCGGCAAGATTTTGACGGCCAAGGCCTCCAACTATGCTCCGACGGCGATGGCCTCGCGGGGCGGCGGCGGCTTTCAGCTCAAGCTCGAACGCTTGAGCCCTCGGCTGCAGGTGGTCGACGACGGCCTGGTGCACCTGGGCGACAACAGTTTCGGCCCCGGTTCGGCCAACTACGCCGAATTTCGCCAACCCGCCCAGGGCCGCAGTTACACCAAAACCTTCGCCCTCGATCGCCTCCCCCAGCGCGACATGATCCTGCGCATCGGCTCGCTGATCGGCCTCGACACCCCCGAATCGGTAGCAGCCGGCCAATCGCAGCTGCCCCTGTACGGTACCTCCAGCGACGGATTGCGCGTCTACCTCAACGGCAGCCTGATCAAACAGATCTTCGTCAACGGCGACAACCTCCCGGTCACCATTCCCCGCTGGCTTTTGGTACGCGGCAACAACGAACTGCGCCTGGAGACCCATCCAGTGGGCGGCAACCGGGGTGGGGCGGTGATGAGCAGCCGGGGCTTCGGCGGCATGCTGGGCGGCCTGTTCGGTTTTGGGGGAAGCATGCGCTTTCCGGTGGACAGCACCCCCGATTACGACGACATCGAATTTGCCCACCTGGTGCTCGAAGATCCAAGCAGCAACGAACGCCCGTCGCGGGTGGAGTTTTAG